From the Lactuca sativa cultivar Salinas chromosome 9, Lsat_Salinas_v11, whole genome shotgun sequence genome, the window GCGATTTGTCTACGTTAGAGCATTGGATGCTCATTTTTTATTCAAGTTATATACACATACGTTTGTTGATTTCAGACCTATATGGGTTTTTTTTGTGCGATTTGTCTACGTTAGAACATTGACTCCCTCTGAATATTAGGGGTTTAGGGATAATAGTTTAGACATGATTGGGCTGAAGTTGTGATTATTTGTCTGCTAAAAGTATTTATGTGTTTGGAAAACTTATGTTCAACATGCAATGCAATTTACCAAATTACCCTTAAGTATTATGTATTTCAGATTGTATGTTCTTACTTGTGAATAAAATTTTGCTTTTAATTTGTACAGGAAAACAGAGGATAGACCTAAGGAGCAGAAGCCAAAGGCAAATGAAAACAAACTTGTGATGAACGAGTAATGAAATGTCTTTGTAGATAAACACATGTTAGGCTTATGACATGTACTTTTCTTTCTTACCTATTTGGTTAATGCTCAGAACACATCTGCTTTGGTTGTTGATTCTGCTGATCATCTTTTGGTAATGATCTTTGTTTGAGATTAGATTGTCATTCTGCTTAAAGTTTGGATTTTTGGCATTATCTTGAAATTTTTATGTAAATAAGAAAATTTAAACTAGAAGTTTATCTGCCAAAACCGAATAGGAAATTAAGATTTAAAGTCTTCATGGGGTTCTAATTGATTTTTATGTGAAACCATTAATAAAGATTTTAATGTCACCTTATAAGAGGAATCGAAAGGgtgtttgggatttcattttGATCATAAAAAGAGCTTTTATACAAAATGACTTATTGAATTATTGTGGTATCAAAAGGAGTTttaaaaaagtgtttgaattagtTTTTTGTGATGAAAAAGTAAATAAGTTGtcttataaaaaatgattttcttaGTTTAAGGGTATTTTAAGGTAATATTGACTTTTATAACTTAAAAAATCATAAGAAGTTTAGAAAAGTTATAAATTCAATTTTTAACATCTTTTTTTCGAAGGGTTAAAGATAAGTTGTTCTAAAAGTCATTTTCtttttgtgaatttttttttgatttattgACTTTTCAAAAAGCCATTAAGTTAAGAAGTTGTTTTAAGATGAAATCCCAAACACCTTTTTGGAGAATTGACCCATATATTTCTTGTCGAGTGTTCAGTTCTATTTAGTTCAATTCTCCAAGTCAAATGGCCATAACTACTCTAACCGCTTGAACCTTTTGCACAATAATCTAAAATGCCTTTTGCACAATAATGTAAAATCTAGCTATCACTGGGTGAGAAAAAAAATTCTCTAGACCATTCATCAATTTGCTATTATGGTCAATCATTTTTGTTAGCTTGGTAGGTTGTATATATTCACAACTCCTGCTTATAATTAAACAGTTGTTTGATAAAGTTGAATTGTATATTTGAATTATTTAGTGTTGAATAATTCCAACCTCTTAGGTTATGTTTGGTATGCTAGTTGAAAAACTAGTAGTTTGACGATTTTTGGTAGCATGTGGATGGGTGTCGGTGGTACCATGAGTACCATCACCCCTATCTAGCGAGCTCGCCCAAGTACGGGTAGGGGAGATGACAAACCGCTCCATGTGGAGATTTCTTGGCTTTCATGTGGAGCTTTGGTCTTGCTTCACTCCATGTGTTTGACAACTTTAATAATGCATATTATAAAGCCATGACGCTTTAAGAAAATCACACACATACTTTGTGTGATATTCcttatttttcaaaaccaattaaaactttttttatgttttataaattgTGATGCAAAATTTCCcgattaaataaaacatttttaagaTAACAAATGTTATTTTATTAAAACCTTTGAGGATGTCATTTGTTTATATCCGAACATACATCACAACGTAAAATATAAAAGGTGTCGAACTACATATTACATGCATATATCTTTATTCCACTCAACATCCTAACTAGACTACAACAACCTTGGTTCCACTACGTGTGACGCAtaaaaatgagtgggtcaggtttgggaaaCCTGATGAGACACGTATGGTTTTCAAGCTCATAATAATTTAATGATAATAAATTATATCTTTTTGCAAAACAACGTTATTAGATATTATAGGTGTATATAGAATCTGACCTAAGACCAACTGCCCAACCTAATCGATCCTCATAGATCCTAGTTCGGCAATCATTTGGAACAATCACCCTACCATACCAATGGCGGAACTAGAAATTTTTATGTGGGGGTACAAACATTATCAATAAATATTCTATGGATTTATCATATTCAGGGCATTAAAAACATGATATAATCACTTTAGCTGAGGGTACAATAACATAGAACATGTTtacaaataattttttatatacacaAAACAATATTTTTGGGGGTGTTGTAGTACCCCCAATGCCCCATGTGGCTCTGCCACTGCCTGATAAATTGTTTGAGTATCCATTTGACTACACAACTATGGGAGTCTTTGGCTAGTGTAAGTCATAAATAAGGCAACCAATGTTCAGAGAATTGATAAACATGGTATCCCATTTTATCTAGGTCCATGTGTTATAAGTCCATGCTAGCAATGTAATTCACTAGACTGCCTAGAATAGTCAAGTGTTGTCATCTACCCTAATCGATGACCCAAACATACTTGCTCGTTGTCGGATCTGGACCCACCCTTTCTGGTAATCCAAGAAAGAAGAGAACTTCACTTTGTTTTGATCTCACACTCTACCCCAGTTATGAGATCTAACTGATATCAAGCTTAATTTGAACTAAGCAACCTTTACAAGTCTTATTCTTAAACCTAAGGCAAGAGTTATGTCTAAAGGCATTCGAATTCCAATTCAGGTTCTAATCCAATAGtattattataattatacaaTTAATATATATCACAGATATCACAGAATAATACTTTTATTCAAGATTATGTTCTTAATaacaactacacactcacttgacaAATATGTTTGGTGATTGGTGAATCAGGCAGAGCTTCGCCTTACACCTTTTCCAAAAGACATAGATGTACATAACACTTAGTCATAGTCTAGTTTCATGATTTATAAACTATTATCCTAAAGGTttagattcctcaacaatcccagagtctacttcaagatctatcaagtaaggatcagtcAGGCAGAACAGTCAGGAGATAGGACCATTTCGGCATAGTCTCTCTGAAATCCAACAATCAAGCCGACATAACCCTTCTAGTCACAtttccgtaagtagatcaatcagtataatgacttggagtTATTGATAAATCTTTAATTATAAGTTCTTATTAAGGATTTATAACTATAATTATAAATTGCACGGAAGCAGAgtaagtgtagctcacttacatagGGCTTTTGATGACAAACTAGGAACTAAGCGGGCATAATACTGACTTGGGAACTTCTACTCAAAGGCTACAACCCAGATGAGTACTCAGGGATGTCGCAGGGCTTCGCTACAGGCCAAAAAAGAGGGAAAATAGCTTAAAAGGTAAGATTGCTCTAGAGAGAAAGCGTATAGGGGTGTGGAGGTGAAAACATATACGAAGCGGAGTATTTATAAGCGAAGAAAACGATGCGCGTCGCACACCCTAGGCTTGCGCGTCGCATACTAGGCTGATGTTGGTCCACTGGTTGGCTGACATGTGTCCTGATTTGGGTAGGGCATCGTGGCTAGCTTCAAGTGCAAGCTATGCGTGGTGTGTACGTGCGTACcaaatttttgtttttcaaaatggCATAACTTCTTCGTACGGGAtctatttttgacgttctttatatctacagaAATATGTTGACGaggtctacaactttcatttaaactcCATCAGCTAATCTTGATTTTTTTTCACAcaggtgtaacatccggattcccaggtatcttattttaatcttttattttgagttaaagagagggactcgacgagttgacccctagactcatcgagtaggatcgcgattcgctgactggattaatgaatggatttgacgagtcggctaggtgactcgacgagtctgtgctggcggcagaaaccctaaatttttaggcatgtgccctatttaaaggtccttatggccttcatttgctgCCACTTACTCCCCTGAGAAACCCTAAGGAGCGAAGAGAGCTTAGAGAGCAAGGAAAAGCTAATTCTTCATCCTTTTTGGTGAGAACTTGCAAGAAGAAGTGGGAAAGTCCAAGCTAGATCGGTTGTGGAGCTTGGATCTGTGTTGTTCATACTGAG encodes:
- the LOC111885515 gene encoding wound-induced basic protein-like, which codes for MIYDINFPLFRSFLIQKGGSSDKRKTEDRPKEQKPKANENKLVMNE